From the genome of Methanobrevibacter smithii ATCC 35061, one region includes:
- a CDS encoding class II aldolase/adducin family protein, with the protein MEKNIEEIINVSDYLYKNKLVAGKAGNVSARFKGEDDDVIAITPTLKSLYELNEEDIVLVDLEGNLLTKGKPSSEVDLHLEIYKKRSDVNGIVHTHSPYATGFAFSSKRIKRHEGFGAINTPFLEDIEYEAPGSMKLAKSASKAIGDEDVLILKQHGVLCVGDSLKEATLLATFVEETAKTQFITYMLNSTEDLI; encoded by the coding sequence ATGGAAAAAAATATTGAAGAAATTATTAATGTTTCAGATTATCTTTATAAAAATAAACTTGTTGCTGGAAAAGCCGGAAATGTTAGTGCTAGATTTAAAGGTGAAGATGATGATGTAATTGCTATTACACCTACTTTAAAATCATTATATGAATTAAATGAAGAAGATATTGTTTTAGTGGATTTAGAAGGCAATTTATTAACAAAAGGTAAACCTTCTTCTGAAGTTGATCTTCATTTAGAAATTTATAAAAAAAGAAGCGACGTAAATGGTATTGTCCATACTCATTCACCGTATGCAACAGGATTTGCATTTTCTTCAAAAAGAATTAAAAGACATGAAGGTTTCGGAGCTATTAACACTCCATTTTTAGAAGATATTGAATATGAAGCTCCAGGAAGTATGAAACTAGCTAAAAGTGCATCAAAAGCTATTGGTGATGAAGATGTTTTAATCTTAAAACAGCATGGTGTTTTATGTGTTGGTGACAGTTTAAAAGAAGCTACTTTACTTGCAACTTTCGTTGAAGAAACAGCTAAAACACAGTTTATAACTTATATGTTGAATTCAACTGAAGATTTAATATGA
- a CDS encoding DNA-directed DNA polymerase II small subunit: MTNKILLKFAKKGINLSPEAYKKVLEAENPLDFTSSLIVKLKGGDFKSKDLVSVSGQTVDEIMRNSTIEKSTTRPQLTQKETKKPTVEPKPKEETKKPTVEPKPKEETKKPTVEPKPKEETKKPSSISDFKKESDVKEKYVNKENAEALETVENKKVKFKRNLTKTNVEYDFKIIQDTSKKSYTSGELENLIAYFQSRYEKLANILVKRPELKNYTKVADIEEGQSNLSLILMVREIRSTKNGHKLIEFEDDTGTIPILFSNKNEEVFKEAEKLVKDEVIGVLADKNGDLAIGNEIINPGVMRIPKKEMDFSIVFLSDVHIGSLTFLEDAFTRFIDWINCEFGNEEQVKIAESVKYLVIGGDIVDGIGVYPNQEKELAIKDITQQYNEAARFLGNIRSDIKIIIAPGNHDASRVAEPQPAVPEEYAKALYELDNVEFISNPGVVSLDGINVLIYHGRSFDDLVMAVKEFTHEKNDLLMEELLKKRHLAPIYGERTPLASELEDYLVIDEVPDVFHTGHVHINTHKKYNGIHLINSGTFQTQTEFQKIYNIEPTPAEVPVLYKGKYKCLKFI; the protein is encoded by the coding sequence ATGACTAATAAAATTTTATTAAAATTTGCAAAAAAGGGAATTAACCTATCACCAGAGGCTTATAAAAAAGTTCTTGAAGCTGAAAATCCTCTAGATTTTACCTCTTCATTAATTGTTAAATTAAAAGGAGGTGATTTTAAATCTAAAGATTTAGTTTCAGTTAGCGGTCAAACTGTTGATGAAATAATGAGAAATAGCACAATTGAAAAATCAACAACAAGACCTCAATTAACACAAAAAGAAACTAAAAAACCTACTGTAGAACCTAAACCTAAAGAAGAAACTAAAAAACCTACTGTAGAACCTAAACCTAAAGAAGAAACTAAAAAACCTACTGTAGAACCTAAACCTAAAGAAGAAACTAAAAAACCATCCAGCATTAGTGATTTTAAAAAAGAATCTGATGTTAAAGAAAAATACGTTAACAAGGAAAATGCAGAAGCTTTAGAAACTGTAGAAAATAAAAAAGTCAAATTTAAAAGGAATTTAACAAAAACAAATGTAGAATATGACTTTAAAATCATACAGGACACAAGTAAAAAATCATACACAAGTGGAGAACTTGAAAACTTAATTGCTTATTTCCAAAGCAGATATGAAAAATTAGCTAATATTCTGGTTAAAAGACCGGAACTTAAAAATTACACAAAAGTAGCTGATATTGAAGAAGGTCAAAGTAATTTAAGCCTTATTTTAATGGTTAGGGAAATCAGATCCACTAAAAATGGCCATAAACTTATTGAATTTGAAGATGATACAGGAACTATTCCAATACTATTTTCAAATAAAAATGAAGAAGTCTTTAAAGAAGCTGAAAAACTAGTTAAAGATGAAGTTATCGGTGTTCTTGCTGATAAAAATGGTGATTTGGCTATCGGAAATGAAATTATAAATCCTGGAGTTATGAGAATACCTAAAAAAGAAATGGATTTCAGTATTGTATTCTTATCTGATGTTCACATAGGAAGTTTAACCTTTTTGGAAGATGCATTTACTAGATTTATAGACTGGATTAATTGTGAATTTGGAAATGAAGAACAAGTAAAAATAGCTGAAAGTGTTAAATATCTTGTTATTGGTGGAGATATTGTAGATGGTATTGGTGTATATCCAAATCAGGAAAAAGAACTGGCTATTAAAGACATTACTCAGCAATACAATGAAGCAGCCAGATTTTTAGGAAACATTAGAAGTGATATTAAAATTATTATTGCTCCTGGAAACCACGATGCATCTAGAGTGGCAGAACCTCAACCTGCAGTACCTGAAGAGTATGCAAAAGCTTTATATGAACTTGATAATGTAGAATTTATAAGTAACCCTGGTGTTGTCTCTTTAGACGGTATTAATGTTTTAATTTACCACGGACGTAGTTTTGACGATTTGGTAATGGCAGTTAAAGAGTTTACCCATGAGAAAAACGATTTGTTAATGGAAGAATTACTTAAAAAAAGACATTTAGCTCCAATTTACGGAGAAAGAACTCCGCTTGCTTCAGAACTTGAAGATTATTTAGTAATTGATGAAGTTCCAGATGTCTTCCATACAGGGCATGTTCACATTAACACCCATAAAAAATACAATGGTATTCATTTAATTAATTCTGGAACATTTCAGACTCAGACAGAGTTCCAGAAAATTTATAATATTGAACCAACCCCTGCTGAAGTCCCTGTACTTTACAAAGGGAAATATAAATGTTTAAAGTTCATTTAA
- the cobJ gene encoding precorrin-3B C(17)-methyltransferase, whose amino-acid sequence MINVIGIGQNRENMTLGAVRAIKESDVIVGYKKYVAQISDLVSDKEIIKKGMGDEIARAQLAIDKSLSGQTVSLISSGDPGVFGMANVLYQIISRYDEDIDVKVYPGVSAANYAADKLGAPLNDYANISLSNILTPLSEIEKKLEFALKANLVIAIYNPISKTRKEPFRRFIKTVLKIKGENALIGIVDSTYEPAKETIVKIKDLTEDMVNMSCTLIVGNDLTYMQEDKLITPRGYVIKSKIHPLSSDHYEKFLNGEISHGPNRECEFYPCHYEGQYCDFCYCPFYPCGDSSTGGQWIKGKGVWNCKECMWVHEKEAVDCLRKPLEELLEEVDDLKAKKKTLLKLRRACLLKNNPYDL is encoded by the coding sequence ATGATTAATGTAATTGGAATTGGTCAAAATAGAGAGAACATGACTTTAGGAGCAGTTAGAGCTATTAAAGAATCTGATGTTATTGTAGGGTATAAAAAGTATGTAGCTCAAATCTCCGATTTGGTTTCTGATAAAGAAATTATAAAAAAAGGAATGGGTGATGAAATAGCTAGAGCTCAACTAGCTATTGATAAAAGTTTATCTGGCCAAACAGTTTCATTAATAAGTTCCGGGGATCCTGGTGTCTTTGGAATGGCAAATGTTTTATATCAGATAATCAGCAGGTATGATGAAGATATTGATGTTAAAGTTTATCCTGGAGTATCTGCAGCTAATTATGCGGCAGATAAACTTGGAGCTCCTTTAAACGATTATGCAAACATTAGTTTAAGTAATATTTTAACTCCTTTATCTGAAATAGAAAAAAAATTAGAGTTTGCTCTGAAAGCTAATTTAGTTATAGCAATTTACAATCCTATTAGTAAAACACGTAAAGAACCTTTTAGAAGGTTTATAAAAACTGTTTTAAAAATTAAAGGTGAAAATGCATTAATTGGAATTGTAGATAGTACTTATGAACCTGCAAAAGAGACTATTGTCAAAATTAAGGATTTGACTGAAGACATGGTCAATATGTCTTGTACTTTAATTGTTGGAAATGATTTAACTTACATGCAAGAGGATAAGTTAATTACTCCAAGAGGATATGTGATTAAATCTAAAATACATCCTCTTTCCAGTGACCATTATGAGAAATTTTTAAATGGGGAAATTTCTCACGGACCAAATAGGGAATGTGAGTTTTATCCATGTCATTATGAAGGTCAGTACTGTGATTTTTGTTACTGTCCGTTTTATCCATGTGGAGACAGTTCTACTGGAGGGCAATGGATAAAAGGCAAAGGTGTCTGGAATTGTAAGGAATGCATGTGGGTTCATGAAAAAGAAGCTGTAGATTGTTTAAGAAAACCTTTGGAAGAACTTTTAGAGGAAGTAGATGATTTAAAAGCTAAGAAAAAAACGTTATTAAAACTTAGAAGAGCTTGTTTATTAAAAAATAATCCATATGATCTTTAG
- a CDS encoding potassium channel family protein, whose translation MSIKNILIEMKNMSELMVDLAYSAVLFNSKDAAEEVLKLENKVNSMNYEIKKESLVAARSYEDAEKLTALLEVAEAAESIANAAKDLADLVITGFKPHPVFKMVMSESDKMIVRVSVELDSDLANKTLGELLLVNRTGMRVIAIRRGDSWIYGPDKNTLILPDDTLLLKGTEAGADLLEKLASATCSLEDIPDELEEDED comes from the coding sequence ATGTCAATTAAAAATATTTTAATTGAAATGAAAAATATGTCGGAATTGATGGTTGATTTAGCTTATTCAGCTGTTTTATTTAATAGTAAAGATGCAGCTGAAGAAGTTTTGAAACTTGAAAATAAAGTAAATTCAATGAATTATGAAATTAAGAAAGAATCGCTAGTTGCAGCGCGTTCTTATGAAGACGCTGAGAAATTAACTGCATTGCTTGAGGTGGCTGAAGCTGCTGAAAGTATAGCTAATGCTGCTAAAGATTTAGCTGATTTAGTAATTACAGGATTCAAACCACATCCTGTATTTAAAATGGTAATGTCTGAATCTGATAAGATGATTGTCAGAGTTTCTGTAGAATTGGATTCAGATTTAGCTAATAAAACTTTAGGGGAATTACTTTTAGTAAATCGTACTGGAATGAGAGTTATAGCTATTAGACGTGGAGATTCATGGATATATGGTCCGGATAAGAATACATTAATACTTCCAGATGATACTTTACTTTTAAAAGGTACTGAAGCGGGTGCTGATCTTTTAGAAAAACTTGCATCAGCAACATGTTCTCTAGAAGATATTCCTGATGAATTGGAAGAAGACGAAGATTAA
- a CDS encoding magnesium transporter translates to MKQKMIRHPYSTFSSFLKEHNNILKESLIALLICACGDLVAGIVLGRMDIFLETFPGLLVIIPGAIGMRGNIFGSFASRLSTALHIGIIDPKFNRSEELINNIFSSFVLTLFLSLFLAIIAKVICVIFGFPSMDIVDFILISLIAGVISIVIMLPVTMFISFRSFERGWDPDNVTTPLVAAVGDLFTLPAIVVALFIISALKSVVYLELIVFIIVIPLVLFSFVYCYNYSEENKVIIKQSTPVLLVCSVLGVSAGGILNSSLETLLTNPTLLTLVPLFSGESGGLVSILSARLSSGIHSGLIEPLKRPEGESVHNFAIILLLALIMYPFIGILAESSSVFLNIVGIGFDKIILISSIAGFILIPIMLILVYYISIVSYDNGYDPDNILIPISTSITDAISSLILISVSLIITAVIFI, encoded by the coding sequence ATGAAACAGAAGATGATTCGACATCCTTATTCTACCTTTTCATCATTTCTAAAAGAACATAATAATATTTTAAAAGAAAGTCTTATAGCTTTGTTAATCTGTGCCTGTGGAGATTTAGTTGCAGGTATAGTTCTTGGAAGAATGGATATTTTTCTTGAAACTTTTCCTGGACTATTGGTTATTATTCCTGGAGCTATAGGAATGAGGGGAAACATTTTTGGTTCTTTTGCATCCAGATTATCCACAGCATTACATATTGGTATAATAGATCCTAAATTTAACCGTTCTGAAGAGTTAATTAATAATATTTTCTCTTCATTTGTGTTGACTTTATTTTTATCCTTATTTTTAGCTATCATTGCTAAAGTTATCTGTGTAATATTCGGTTTTCCGTCAATGGATATTGTAGATTTTATTTTAATTAGCTTAATAGCTGGAGTAATTTCTATAGTTATAATGCTTCCAGTTACAATGTTTATTTCATTTAGAAGTTTTGAACGTGGTTGGGATCCGGATAATGTTACAACTCCATTAGTTGCTGCTGTTGGAGATTTATTTACATTGCCTGCTATTGTAGTGGCTCTTTTTATAATCTCTGCTCTAAAATCAGTTGTATATTTAGAGTTGATAGTCTTTATAATAGTAATTCCACTTGTATTATTCAGTTTTGTATACTGTTACAACTATTCAGAAGAAAATAAGGTGATTATAAAACAGTCTACACCAGTTTTATTAGTATGTTCTGTTTTAGGAGTATCTGCAGGAGGAATTCTTAACAGTTCACTTGAAACATTACTTACAAATCCAACATTACTTACATTAGTGCCTTTATTTTCAGGAGAAAGCGGTGGTTTAGTAAGTATTTTATCAGCAAGACTATCTTCAGGTATACATTCAGGTCTTATAGAACCTCTTAAAAGACCTGAAGGTGAATCTGTACATAATTTTGCAATTATATTATTGTTGGCTCTTATAATGTATCCATTTATAGGAATTCTTGCAGAATCATCATCTGTTTTCTTAAATATAGTTGGTATTGGCTTTGATAAAATAATATTGATAAGTTCAATTGCAGGATTTATTTTAATCCCTATTATGTTGATTTTGGTCTATTATATTTCAATTGTTTCATATGATAATGGATATGATCCGGATAATATTTTAATTCCAATTTCAACAAGTATTACAGATGCAATATCCAGTTTAATACTTATTTCTGTGTCATTAATTATTACTGCAGTTATTTTTATTTAA
- a CDS encoding ATP-binding protein, protein MIKRKFYLEKIVKLIDTEDIKVITGVRRCGKTVLLKQIIDELENRGIASENIIYMSFESSKYKNIRNDDDLDEFIFSKTNNLNGKIYLLFDEIQKVKNWEVSLNSYRVDLECDIYITGSNSQLLSGELATLISGRYISINMLPFSFKELIQYYDEMHEKIDEIKLFEQYLSYGGFPGLLNYENEEKEKYLYDLYSTIVLNDILYKNKVKDLDLLERLMEFMISNIGKLFSANSISKYIKNENRKTTPHTIINYMDYARNAFIFYQIKRENIKQKRKLLISDKYYLVDSGFYFIFNGSTQRNWSQLLENIVFLELIRQGYSITIGKIQDLEVDFVCRKANQIKYIQVSQSILDENTRKREFKSLEKISDSYPKYVISMDSFDFSANGIIHLNIIDFLKSENF, encoded by the coding sequence TTGATTAAACGTAAATTTTATTTAGAAAAGATTGTTAAATTAATAGACACAGAAGATATTAAAGTTATAACTGGAGTTCGTCGTTGTGGTAAAACAGTTTTATTAAAACAAATCATCGATGAATTAGAAAACAGAGGAATAGCTAGTGAAAATATTATTTATATGTCATTTGAATCTTCAAAATATAAAAATATTAGAAATGATGATGATTTAGATGAATTTATTTTTTCAAAGACAAATAATTTAAATGGGAAAATTTATTTATTATTTGATGAAATTCAGAAAGTAAAAAACTGGGAAGTTTCTCTAAATTCTTATAGAGTTGATTTGGAATGTGATATTTATATTACTGGATCTAATTCACAATTATTATCCGGAGAACTAGCTACTTTAATTTCTGGAAGATATATTTCAATAAATATGCTTCCATTTTCATTTAAAGAGTTAATTCAATATTATGATGAAATGCATGAAAAAATTGATGAAATTAAATTATTTGAACAGTATTTAAGTTATGGTGGATTTCCAGGTTTATTAAATTATGAAAATGAAGAAAAAGAGAAATATTTATATGATTTATATTCTACTATTGTTTTAAATGATATTTTATATAAAAATAAAGTAAAAGATTTAGATTTGCTTGAAAGATTAATGGAATTCATGATTTCTAATATTGGTAAATTATTTTCAGCTAATTCTATTTCTAAATATATTAAAAATGAAAATCGTAAAACAACTCCCCATACAATAATTAATTATATGGATTATGCAAGAAATGCTTTTATTTTTTATCAAATTAAACGTGAAAATATTAAACAAAAAAGGAAGCTATTAATATCTGATAAATATTATCTTGTTGATTCCGGATTTTATTTTATTTTTAATGGGTCCACTCAAAGGAATTGGAGTCAGTTATTAGAAAATATTGTGTTTTTAGAATTAATAAGACAAGGATATTCCATAACAATAGGAAAAATCCAAGATTTGGAAGTAGATTTTGTTTGCAGGAAAGCTAATCAGATAAAATACATTCAGGTATCTCAATCTATTTTAGATGAAAATACTAGAAAAAGAGAGTTTAAATCATTAGAAAAAATATCTGACAGCTATCCTAAGTATGTTATATCAATGGATTCATTTGACTTTTCAGCTAATGGGATAATTCATCTTAATATAATTGATTTTTTAAAATCAGAGAATTTTTAA
- a CDS encoding Zn-ribbon domain-containing OB-fold protein has protein sequence MSDTVRTWRHIQQRYNLIGSKCNTCGELFFPSRVVCPNCRRKGDLEPFQFSGKGKIFTYSVIRSAPDDFKKVAPYAVAVIELEEGAKLTAQLVDCDVDNLEIGDPVEMVFRKIREDGEDGVISYGFKFRVTK, from the coding sequence ATGTCAGATACTGTTAGAACATGGCGTCATATACAACAAAGATATAATCTTATAGGTTCCAAATGTAACACTTGTGGAGAATTATTCTTCCCATCTCGTGTAGTTTGTCCTAATTGTAGGAGGAAAGGAGATCTTGAACCTTTTCAATTCAGTGGTAAAGGAAAAATATTCACTTACTCTGTAATTAGGTCAGCTCCAGATGACTTTAAAAAAGTAGCACCTTATGCTGTTGCTGTAATTGAGTTAGAAGAAGGAGCTAAATTAACTGCACAACTTGTTGACTGTGATGTTGACAATCTTGAAATTGGAGACCCTGTTGAAATGGTCTTTAGAAAAATTAGAGAAGATGGCGAGGATGGAGTAATCTCCTATGGTTTCAAATTTAGAGTTACAAAATAA
- the cfbA gene encoding sirohydrochlorin nickelochelatase translates to MVSNLELQNKIAILLVSHGSSLPFAEVTFNEIKDKFNKATGFATEVGYMKVAEPSIAGAVENLKEEVPELEKIIAIPVFLAPGIHTNIDIPTLLGLSPLETDPRCPDGNYPDDHYLSIAEDVDFDGDIELLPAIGPDDNLLEVIDKRINESLADSKLNGDAKTGILLVSHGSRLKYNKEFISEVYRKFSETTDYPSNFGFMELVEPNIPTSINKLINENEIDRLVVVPVFIAPGVHTTSDIPTILGLKEADSHSHSHSHSHEHGHEHHHHHHHHDLEAIDFEGEILYPEPIGSDDILIDILVKNMEKAL, encoded by the coding sequence ATGGTTTCAAATTTAGAGTTACAAAATAAGATTGCAATTCTATTAGTAAGCCATGGAAGTAGTCTCCCTTTTGCAGAAGTTACCTTTAACGAGATTAAAGATAAATTTAACAAGGCTACTGGATTTGCTACAGAAGTAGGTTACATGAAAGTAGCCGAACCTTCTATTGCTGGAGCTGTTGAAAATTTAAAAGAAGAAGTTCCAGAACTTGAAAAAATAATAGCTATTCCTGTATTTTTAGCTCCTGGAATTCATACTAATATTGATATTCCAACTCTTTTAGGGTTAAGTCCGCTGGAAACTGATCCTAGATGTCCTGACGGTAATTATCCTGATGACCATTATTTATCTATTGCTGAGGATGTTGATTTTGATGGAGATATTGAGTTATTGCCGGCTATTGGACCAGATGATAATCTTTTAGAAGTTATTGATAAAAGGATTAATGAATCATTAGCTGATTCTAAGTTAAATGGTGATGCTAAAACAGGAATTTTATTAGTTTCTCATGGAAGTAGATTAAAATATAATAAAGAGTTTATAAGTGAAGTTTATAGGAAGTTTAGTGAAACTACTGATTATCCATCTAATTTTGGATTCATGGAACTTGTAGAACCTAACATTCCGACTTCTATTAACAAGCTTATTAATGAGAATGAAATTGACAGATTAGTTGTTGTACCTGTGTTTATAGCTCCGGGAGTTCATACAACTTCTGATATTCCAACTATTTTGGGTTTAAAAGAGGCTGATTCCCATTCACACTCACATTCACACAGTCATGAACATGGTCATGAGCATCATCATCATCACCATCATCATGATTTGGAAGCGATTGATTTTGAAGGGGAAATTTTATATCCAGAACCTATTGGTTCAGATGATATTTTAATTGATATCTTAGTAAAAAATATGGAAAAAGCTTTATAG
- the cfbA gene encoding sirohydrochlorin nickelochelatase codes for MTSDLSKTGILLLSHGSRLDQGKKVIEAYTQMYKEEFPEAIVEYGFMEMREPNIPQSINKLTNGNDLEKIIVVPVFVAHGLHTRRDIPKLLGIENDFDESEISGGHHEHHHDHGHHHHHNHHHDHDHDDEETFDFDGEIVLADPLGIDTRLYEIIKDRVSQNL; via the coding sequence ATGACTAGTGATTTATCTAAAACCGGAATTTTACTTTTAAGTCATGGTAGTAGATTAGACCAAGGTAAAAAAGTAATTGAAGCATATACACAAATGTATAAAGAAGAATTCCCTGAAGCTATTGTTGAATATGGATTTATGGAAATGAGGGAACCTAATATTCCTCAAAGTATTAATAAATTAACTAATGGAAATGATTTGGAAAAAATTATTGTTGTTCCTGTATTTGTAGCTCATGGACTTCATACAAGAAGGGATATTCCAAAATTATTAGGAATTGAAAATGATTTTGATGAATCTGAAATATCCGGCGGACATCATGAGCATCATCATGACCACGGACATCATCATCACCATAACCACCATCATGACCATGATCATGATGATGAAGAAACATTTGATTTTGATGGCGAAATAGTTTTAGCTGACCCTTTAGGCATTGATACTCGTTTATATGAGATTATAAAAGATAGAGTATCTCAAAATTTATAA
- a CDS encoding adhesin, whose product MKFNKIFLFTLILLAALSFSAVSAESFDGNDAVAVNDANNVIVSEQSFTDVISGSEPTISDDANQNSSTGGDVPAPSTNASTGDNGTNSTPEDKNSTIISEDISLFYKNGTRFSAIFLDENGKALANQNIVFVINGVSYTKTTDENGMASIGINLAPGSYVMESKNLATNETVKNNVTVISTINPSNVVKLYKNGTHYYATFIDGQGNALANKTVKFNINGVFYTRTTDENGTARLNIWLYPGNYILTAYNPINNEARASNVTVLSTINGKDVTKYYRNGTHYSAVVLDSNGTPLVNQTVKLNVNGVFYNKTTDENGTVRLNIWLLPGSYIITVYNPSNGEENSNKIEVLSKLVAKDMTVEYQAGKNYTVKVLDGQGKALANQTVKININGVIYTKITDENGTAYLGIRLNPGNYICTSYWNDSFVSTKIVVNKLTASISVLTPTVKKGDYYKVKITDKKSSKPIVNQLVLFIYNGVAYGSYSDNAGIAKIKIGLPVGSYQLITGIQSSYWYQNIAVYNTLKVTA is encoded by the coding sequence ATGAAGTTTAATAAAATATTTTTATTTACTTTAATATTATTAGCGGCATTATCTTTTTCAGCTGTAAGTGCTGAATCTTTTGATGGTAATGATGCTGTTGCTGTAAATGATGCTAATAATGTTATTGTATCCGAACAAAGTTTTACAGATGTAATTAGTGGATCTGAACCTACAATTTCAGATGATGCTAATCAAAATTCAAGTACTGGAGGGGATGTACCTGCTCCTTCCACTAATGCTTCTACTGGTGATAATGGAACTAATTCCACACCGGAAGATAAAAATAGTACTATAATTTCTGAAGATATTTCATTATTCTATAAAAATGGTACCAGATTTTCTGCTATTTTCTTAGATGAAAACGGAAAAGCATTAGCTAATCAAAATATCGTATTTGTTATTAACGGTGTATCTTATACTAAAACCACTGATGAAAACGGTATGGCAAGTATTGGTATTAATCTTGCACCGGGCAGCTATGTTATGGAATCTAAAAATTTAGCTACTAATGAAACTGTTAAAAATAATGTAACTGTTATTTCAACAATTAATCCATCCAATGTTGTTAAATTATATAAAAACGGCACTCATTATTATGCTACTTTTATAGACGGTCAAGGTAATGCTTTAGCTAATAAAACTGTTAAATTCAATATTAATGGTGTTTTCTATACTAGAACTACTGATGAAAACGGTACTGCTAGATTAAACATTTGGTTATATCCTGGCAACTACATATTAACTGCTTATAATCCAATTAATAATGAAGCAAGAGCAAGCAATGTCACTGTTTTATCCACTATTAATGGAAAAGATGTTACAAAATACTACAGAAATGGTACTCACTATTCTGCAGTTGTTTTAGATAGTAATGGAACTCCTTTAGTTAATCAGACTGTTAAATTAAATGTAAATGGTGTATTCTATAACAAAACCACTGATGAAAACGGTACTGTCAGATTAAACATTTGGTTACTTCCAGGCAGTTATATTATAACTGTTTACAATCCAAGTAATGGTGAAGAAAACTCAAACAAAATAGAAGTTTTATCTAAACTTGTTGCAAAAGACATGACTGTAGAGTATCAAGCTGGTAAAAATTACACAGTTAAAGTATTGGACGGTCAAGGTAAAGCTTTAGCTAATCAGACTGTTAAAATTAATATTAATGGTGTGATTTACACTAAAATTACTGATGAAAACGGTACTGCTTATTTAGGTATAAGATTAAATCCAGGTAATTATATATGTACTTCTTACTGGAACGATTCTTTTGTTTCAACTAAAATTGTTGTAAATAAATTAACAGCTTCAATATCTGTTTTAACTCCTACAGTTAAAAAAGGAGATTACTACAAAGTTAAAATTACAGATAAAAAATCCAGCAAACCTATTGTAAATCAGTTAGTTTTATTTATCTACAATGGAGTTGCATATGGATCATATTCTGATAATGCTGGAATAGCTAAGATTAAAATAGGTTTACCTGTAGGGTCCTACCAGTTAATCACAGGTATCCAAAGCAGTTATTGGTATCAGAATATTGCTGTGTACAACACCCTTAAGGTTACAGCTTAA